The segment AGGGAAAGCTTACGGTATACGGATGGGTCGGTGATGCGCACCACCACCGGCTCTCCGGTATCGTCGCCGAAACGGTGAGAGCGCCCCTTGGCGTCGATCAGAACGAGCGTGCCAGCACGGACGATGAAATCCAGCACATGATTGAGGACCGACAGCACCGGAAGCTCCTTCTCCAGCGCCTGTGTGCCGTCACATTCACGCCAGCCGCCGGAGCAACGAAGTTCAACCCCGCTAGCAATTTAATCATGTCGGTTTCGCAACGGCAACCAGGGCGACATGCTCAAATCTCAGACCTGCCAGGACGATAGCGGAGATCTGTAAATTTTCACCTCTTCCTGCCGGAGTGAGAAGCTTCGTTCCGGTGCTGATCCCCGCGCCCAAGGGCGGGCGCGGGGCATGGTCTCATTCGCGCTCGGGGGTGGCGGCCGCTTCCATCTCCTCGGTTGCCGCCTCGATCTCGTCAAAGCCGGCCGCTTCCATGGCCGCAAGCCGCTCGTCCACCGGAATCGCGAGATTTTCGCCGCGGGCCTGGGCGTCCGCCTCGTCCGCCGAACGGGCGACATTCAGGGTGACCGTGACCGGCACTTCCGGGTGCAGCGCGATGCGCACCTGGGTCATGCCGATCGTCTTGATGGGGTGATCGAGCACCACCTGGTTGCGCACCACCTCGGTGCCGGTCTCGGCGGTGATCACCTCGGCGATGTCGCGGGTGCTGACCGATCCATAAAGCTGGCCCGATTCGCCCGCCTGGCGAATCACCACGAAGGTCTTGCCGTCGATCGAGGCCGCCTGCTGCTCGGCCTTCGACTTCCGCTCCGCATTGCGCTGCTCCAGCGTCTCGCGTTGGGCCTCGAAGCGCTTCTTGTTCTCCTCGCTGGCGCGCAGCGCCTTGCCTTTCGGCAGGAGATAGTTGCGCGCATAGCCGTCGCGGACCTTTACGACATCGCCCATGGCGCCGAGCTTTTCGACCCGTTCGAGAAGAATGACATGCATGTTCGGTGCTCCTGTTCTTTTCCGAATATTGAAGATGGTCAGGTTGTAGTCGGCGGTCCGCCCTGGCTTGGACCAACAGCCGGCCGCATCAGCGTCTGGGCTATGCCCAGGCCGGAGAGGGCAAGTACGACGAGCCAGTTGAACACGATGATGGTCGCGTAAAGCGCGCCGAGCAGCAGCGGGCGCGAAGCCATGCCCAGCGTGCGCTTGTGGATCGTGGCCAGCCCGACGATGGCAAAGGCGGTCAGCAGCAGCGCAACGAAGACCTCGCCGATGAGGCCTATGGTGCCGGGGAGGAGAGCGGCGATCAGCGCGGCAAGCGGCGCCAAGGCGGCGCTGCGCGGAAAGGCAAGGGCGCTGAAGGGCGCCCATGGCCGCAAGGTTCGTCCGGACATGACCACGATCCGCGCGGCGAGATAGAGATTGACGAGGGAGGCGATCAGCCAGAGCACCCCGGATGCCGGCGGCATCAGCCGTACGAACAGATCGACCAAGGCGGCGCGTTCCGCTTCCGTGCCGGCCGGACCGCCCGGCGCCGGCTGGGCGGCGAGGACACGGTTGATGGCCTCGCGCAGGGTGGCCCGGAAGCTCTCGGCGTCGGGCCCGAGCATCAGGATGGTCGCGGTGATGAGGAGGCCGGCAACCAGCGCCGTCCACAGCACCAGCCGCCCTTCGGGATAATAGTCGCGGCCGCCCGCCACGGGCGCGCCCTCATGGTCGACCGCCTCGGTGGTATC is part of the Rhodoligotrophos defluvii genome and harbors:
- the rplI gene encoding 50S ribosomal protein L9, encoding MHVILLERVEKLGAMGDVVKVRDGYARNYLLPKGKALRASEENKKRFEAQRETLEQRNAERKSKAEQQAASIDGKTFVVIRQAGESGQLYGSVSTRDIAEVITAETGTEVVRNQVVLDHPIKTIGMTQVRIALHPEVPVTVTLNVARSADEADAQARGENLAIPVDERLAAMEAAGFDEIEAATEEMEAAATPERE
- a CDS encoding DUF2232 domain-containing protein, which codes for MQSTILVGIGAGLAAAALYSTVISYSLLAIVLLYLAPLPLFIAGLGWGAVTAGIGALTGTATMAFAAGLRPGLLFLLSVGIAPTLISYVALLSRDTTEAVDHEGAPVAGGRDYYPEGRLVLWTALVAGLLITATILMLGPDAESFRATLREAINRVLAAQPAPGGPAGTEAERAALVDLFVRLMPPASGVLWLIASLVNLYLAARIVVMSGRTLRPWAPFSALAFPRSAALAPLAALIAALLPGTIGLIGEVFVALLLTAFAIVGLATIHKRTLGMASRPLLLGALYATIIVFNWLVVLALSGLGIAQTLMRPAVGPSQGGPPTTT